The sequence below is a genomic window from Acidobacteriota bacterium.
GCGTGGCTGCAACGCTGCGCATTTCCGACGTTGATGTCTACGTTCAGCGCGGCGGCGAACTCGGCCAGCGGCGGCGAGCTGGGCATGGGCTGGACGAATCTGCCGTTCGACATTCCGAATCATCGCGCCGAGAATGGCCCGGCTCAAAACCATCTGCGCATCGGCTGGCTGCGTTCGGTCGCGAACATCCAGCACGCGTTCGCGATTCATTCTTTCGTGGATGAGCTGGCGCAGCTTGCAAAGCGCGACTCGGTCGAGTACCTGCTCGACGTGCTTGGCAAGCCCCGCACGATTGATCTCGGGCAACGCGGTCCACTTGCCGCTAAGTATCCGCTCGACACCGGGCGGCTGCGCAACGTGATCGAACTGGCGGCCGAGCGATCCGGCTGGGCGAAGAAGAAGCCAGCCAAAGGCCGCGCGCTTGGGATCGCCGCGCATTGGAGCTTCCTGACCTACGTCGCAGCCGTCGTCGAGGTTGAAGTAGATGACAACGGAAAGGTCCGCATCCCGCGCGTCGACATGGCGGTTGACGCGGGTCGTGTGATCAACCCCGATCGGGTGAAGGCGCAGTTCGAAGGAGCGGCGGTGTTCGGCTCGGGCATCGCGCTGATGAACGAAATCACCGCGACGGCGGGCGCGGTTAATCAATCGAATTTCCACGACTACCAGGTCGCGCGGATGAACGAGGCGCCTATCGAGACGCGCGTTCACCTGGTGCAAAGCGATGCGCCGCCGGCGGGAGTTGGAGAGCCGGGGGTGCCGCCGATGGCCCCGGCGATTTGCAACGCGATATTTGCCGCGACGGGCAAGCGCATTCGTGAATTGCCCATCAAGAAGAAGCTCGCGTGAGGCTTGGAGCGCGAGCCTGGGAGCGCAGGCATCCGTGCTGGGTCGTTTCGGCTAACGGCTATTCTCTTTGTAAAGGGAGTCTCGATCAACGCCGCGCTCGCGGGATCATGGCGCTGGCGTCCTTGCTTTCTCGCTTACGATTTCTTCTCGGGCAGACGCGCGACAAAGCTCACCGAGCGTTTGTAGTCCTTACCGTCGAAGGTGGTTCCGTCTTCGTCGCGGCCCTTCACTACTCCATTCTCGACTGTGTAATCCTTGAGCGTGTTAATCCCGGAGGTTTGAAAGTTGCCCGGGTGATACATGACCCAGAAGCCTTTCCCGACCTTGTACTGCAGCCCGCGAGCGCCCTCTGGGAACTGCCCATACTCCTCAAAAGCTTTGGCCTGGGCTTCTGCCGAGATAGGCGTATCGGTCACCAGCAGCAGGACCGCATCCTCTCCAAACATTTTGCCATGCCCTGCATATGCATACTTGAGTGTCACCGTCTGTCCTTCAACGATGATCGTTCCGCTCGCCTCGCCCTCTCGCAAGGCGCCGGGCGCGCTCGCTTGCTGCTGCGTCGGCTGGCTCGGTTGATTGCCCGCGCTCGGAGTTTTGCCCGAGTTGTTATTGGACGCCCGCTCGTTTGTAGAACAGGCGGTGAGCACGAGCAATAGAACAAGAGTGAGTGTTCGTCTCAAACTTCGGGTCTCCTTATCGGATGTCTTGTCTGCCATCAAAGGGTCGCAAATGCCCCGTCGAGAGCTGCGGCCAGTTGATCGATGTCCGACTTCGACGCCACCAGCGGCGGACCCATGCGGATCACATTGCCGTATAAGCCGCCTTTGCCGATCAATACGCCGCGGCGCCGCGTTTCTTCAAACACTCGCAGCACTGATTGTGGATCGGGTTCCTTGGTTGTCCGGTCCTTCACGCACTCGATTGCTTGCATCAACCCCATTCCGCGAACGTCGCCTATCACCGGGTACTTGTCTTTCAACTCTTCAAGCTTCGAACGCAAGTAATCGCCGACCACCCGCGCATTGCGTGGCAGGTCGTTCTCTTCTATCACGCGAATCGTGGCAAGCGCCGCCGCGCACGTCACCGGATTTCCGCCGAATGTCGAGAACGAAAGCCCCGGATACTTGTCGGCGACCTCGGGAATCGCGGTCGTGCACCCTATCGGCGCGCCGTTGGCCATGCCTTTCGCAAAAGTCATGATCTCCGGCTCGACCTCCCAATGCTCGATCCCGCACCAGCGATCGCCTGTCCTTCCCCAGCCCGTCTGCACTTCGTCGCAAATGAAGATGCCGCCGTAGCGCCGAACAATCTCGGTCACGACTTTGAAGTAGTCCTTTGGAGGAGTGATGAACCCGCCTACGCCGAGGATCGGTTCGGCGATGAAAGCAGCGATCTGTCCGGTGGTCGAAGTTTGTATCAGCTCTTCGACATCGCGAGCGCACTCCATCGCGCAGGTCTCAGGCTTGAGGTTGAAGGGACAGCGATAACAATACGGCGCGTGAGCGTGGACGATGCCGGGAACAATCGAAGGACCGTGCTTCCACGGCGCGTGCCCGCTCGCGGTCATGTTGGTGACCGAGCGTCCGTGATACGCATGCCGCAACGCGACGATCTCTGTTCGACCGGTGTAGATTCGCGCGAGCACCATTGCGGTCTCATCAGCTTCGGTGCCGCTGTTGGTGAAGTAACTCTTCTTCAGATTGCCCGGCGTGATGTGGGCGACTTTCTCCCCGAGATCGGCCTGAGGCAGATTGATGTACAGCGTCGAAGTGTGAGCGATTCTTCCAACCTGCTCGCTGACGGCTTTCACAACTTCGGGTCTCGCGTGACCGACGCTGGTCGTAAGCACGCCGCCGAAGCAATCAAGATAGCGATTGCCCTCCGAGTCCCACACGTGCATGCCTTCGCCGTGTGACAACACGAGCGGGTGCTCGTAATAGGGGGTGGCGCACGGCCAAATATATTCTTTCTGCTTCGACACTAGTTCGGCAGTTGGCATAGTCTCAGTCGCGTTTTTGGCTGTCATGAAGGCCTCCGGTTAGACACGAGTTCATCGAGGGAAAGCAGGGACAATTAAACAACAGACCCAATGTAGCGTCAATGCTGCGCCCATTCGAGCGGCCGGCGGACAGGGTCAGCGGACAAACAGCCGCGATGTCCTCGCGCGATCGACTCCTTGCGTTGGACACGCGTCAGCGGATGGTAACTTCCAGCTTGTAGTCGGCGATCCCCTTCGCCGGGATAACAACGATTCGGTATTCGCCGTTCGATTCGAGCTTGCCGGACCACTCGGTTGACCGGCAGGCCATCGTGTAGTCATCGATGATTATTTCGAACGCAGCATTGTTCTGCTTCGAGGTGATGCGTACCGTCATCGTCTGCTCGGCCGCAGCCCGAACCGCGTACTCGACGATTGTCTTAGCCGTTCCAGTCAAGATCGCGGAATCCTTCCCGCGCTCAAAATGAACTGCCTTCGCGGTG
It includes:
- a CDS encoding aspartate aminotransferase family protein — its product is MTAKNATETMPTAELVSKQKEYIWPCATPYYEHPLVLSHGEGMHVWDSEGNRYLDCFGGVLTTSVGHARPEVVKAVSEQVGRIAHTSTLYINLPQADLGEKVAHITPGNLKKSYFTNSGTEADETAMVLARIYTGRTEIVALRHAYHGRSVTNMTASGHAPWKHGPSIVPGIVHAHAPYCYRCPFNLKPETCAMECARDVEELIQTSTTGQIAAFIAEPILGVGGFITPPKDYFKVVTEIVRRYGGIFICDEVQTGWGRTGDRWCGIEHWEVEPEIMTFAKGMANGAPIGCTTAIPEVADKYPGLSFSTFGGNPVTCAAALATIRVIEENDLPRNARVVGDYLRSKLEELKDKYPVIGDVRGMGLMQAIECVKDRTTKEPDPQSVLRVFEETRRRGVLIGKGGLYGNVIRMGPPLVASKSDIDQLAAALDGAFATL